From one Humulus lupulus chromosome 8, drHumLupu1.1, whole genome shotgun sequence genomic stretch:
- the LOC133796771 gene encoding WRKY transcription factor 22 has protein sequence MEVDWDLQAVVRGCSTAGAGVRASTTTTATSTTTSPVFMADFQTTAASSSSFLFSSSSSPSPFGSTSCNSSSISEHQSSGQLFLLPDPNSMRPRNFVVEELHELYKPFFPKSHAQIQTPLSSLSSICSSTSTSTTIRSNDQIRQVKQVHHQHQHQPTTKQSHNNGSTTTPRSKKRKNQLKKVCQVPAESLSSDIWAWRKYGQKPIKGSPYPRGYYRCSSSKGCLARKQVERNRTDPGMFIVTYTAEHNHPAPTHRNSLAGSTRQKPSTPQSISGTSDLNNPATKTSSPATSGEEEVFVPQTHSTTTESKDGPESVLMDDDDEDEFGLSDVAMSDDFFVGLEGLGSPTTGEFFSDNFPTSFSLPWVANSAATAAGGR, from the exons ATGGAGGTCGACTGGGATCTTCAGGCAGTCGTGAGAGGCTGTTCCACAGCCGGAGCAGGTGTCAgggcttctactactactacggcCACATCAACCACCACCTCCCCTGTTTTCATGGCGGATTTTCAAACCACAGCCGCGAGCTCCTCTTCcttcttattttcttcttcttcttctccttctccatTCGGTAGTACTAGTTGTAATAGCAGTAGTATTAGTGAACACCAGAGCTCTGGTCAACTCTTTCTTCTTCCAGATCCCAATAGTATGAGACCCAGAAACTTCGTTGTTGAAGAGCTTCATGAGCTTTACAAGCCTTTCTTCCCTAAATCTCATGCTCAGATTCAGACTCCTCTGTCGTCGCTTTCTTCAATATGTAGCAGTACTAGCACTAGTACTACTattaggtcaaatgaccaaataCGACAAGTAAAGCAAGTTCACCACCAACACCAACACCAACCCACTACTAAGCAATCTCATAATAATGGCTCCACGACCACCCCACGGTCCAAAAAGAG GAAGAATCAACTAAAGAAAGTTTGCCAAGTACCAGCTGAGAGTCTCTCTTCAGACATCTGGGCATGGCGTAAATATGGCCAAAAACCCATCAAAGGCTCCCCATATCCAAG GGGATATTATAGATGTAGTAGCTCAAAAGGTTGTTTGGCCCGGAAACAAGTGGAGCGGAACCGGACTGACCCGGGAATGTTTATAGTCACTTACACCGCCGAGCACAACCACCCAGCTCCAACTCACCGTAACTCACTTGCCGGTTCCACTCGCCAGAAGCCCTCTACTCCCCAATCCATCTCCGGCACCAGCGACCTCAACAATCCGGCTACCAAGACTTCCTCTCCGGCGACCTCAGGTGAAGAAGAGGTCTTCGTTCCTCAAACACACAGTACAACCACTGAAAGCAAAGATGGACCAGAGAGTGTTTTAATGGATGATGACGATGAAGACGAGTTTGGGCTGTCAGATGTGGCCATGAGCGACGATTTCTTCGTGGGTTTGGAGGGTCTCGGAAGTCCGACCACCGGGGAGTTCTTTTCCGATAATTTCCCGACAAGTTTTTCCCTTCCGTGGGTTGCAAATAGCGCCGCCACGGCTGCCGGCGGCCGCTAA
- the LOC133796772 gene encoding pentatricopeptide repeat-containing protein At3g61520, mitochondrial-like — translation MRIVSPSVSKQSNQLFNLLRPQSLNPFSPSIIRHLSLESNLYQYHEPSITQAVELLQAPENNWDLDQLRRLLYSDSDSETPSPKRFFHIARRLDSSAKALKFFDYVRENSKCPEDLPLLSSVFQAVLEIASREPSWEKKVFELYTSSQEHNVPLTINAATLLLGCLGRAGMKEELLIVFKALDPDSKNTHVCNRLVTVLFNLGDVDEALHVLDEMLEPNSISSPNDITVDVVFSKILRRDRPGRRFKDEEIVGLVSKFGEHGVFPDKFKLTQLITNFCRDGKINRAWDVLDNVIKSGGSVVVASCNAFLTGLGRNNDFKKMNELMAIMKDSDIKPDVITYAILINRLCKSWRVDEAMEVFEKMRGEVGKYTVEPDVVIYNSLIDGLCKVGRQEEGLKLMEQMRSQNFCAPNTVTYNCLIDGFNKVGEIERSLELFDQMKKDAVPPSVITLNTLVDGMCRHGRINSAVQLFNEMQRDGVKGNAVTYTTLVTAYCSVNNINKAVELFDQMLSSGRSTDAIVHYSLINGLSQAGRMDDASMVVSKLKEAGFGMDVVSYNVLISGFCKKNKLDRAYEMLKEMEEANIKPDTVTYNTLISHFSKTGSLGTAHRLLKKMLQEGLLPTVVTYGTLIHGYCLNDNIEEAMTIFRSMTSALEVPPNTVIYNILIDSLCKRNEVEKLLSLMNDMQVKGVKPNTTTYNALFKCLRENNLLNKAFEFMDQMVEQACNPDYITMEVLTEWLSAVGQVDKLRKFLQGYEVSVLEKEKGSEVLASGQ, via the coding sequence ATGAGAATCGTATCACCCTCTGTATCAAAGCAATCCAATCAATTGTTCAACCTTTTACGGCCCCAATCACTCAACCCTTTCTCGCCCTCCATTATCCGCCACCTATCACTCGAATCCAACCTTTATCAATACCACGAACCGTCGATAACCCAAGCAGTCGAACTTCTCCAAGCGCCGGAGAACAACTGGGACCTTGACCAGCTCCGACGTCTCCTCTACTCCGACTCCGACTCCGAAACCCCTTCACCGAAACGTTTCTTCCACATTGCACGCCGGTTAGACTCCTCGGCCAAAGCTCTCAAGTTCTTCGACTATGTCCGAGAAAATTCCAAGTGCCCAGAAGACTTGCCATTGCTGTCTTCCGTATTCCAGGCCGTTCTCGAGATTGCTAGCCGCGAACCCAGTTGGGAAAAAAAGGTTTTTGAGCTGTATACGTCGTCGCAGGAGCATAATGTTCCGCTCACCATTAATGCCGCGACCCTTCTCTTAGGTTGCTTGGGAAGGGCCGGAATGAAGGAGGAGTTACTTATTGTTTTTAAAGCACTCGACCCGGATAGTAAGAATACCCATGTTTGTAATCGGCTGGTTACTGTGCTGTTTAATTTGGGAGATGTAGAtgaagcactccatgtgctcgaCGAAATGCTTGAGCCAAATTCGATATCCTCTCCCAATGATATCACAGTTGATGTTGTGTTTTCCAAAATTTTGAGAAGAGATAGACCCGGGAGGCGATTCAAGGATGAGGAAATTGTTGGATTGGTGTCTAAATTTGGTGAGCATGGCGTGTTTCCTGACAAGTTCAAACTTACCCAGTTGATCACAAATTTTTGTAGAGATGGGAAGATTAATCGAGCTTGGGATGTTTTAGACAATGTGATCAAGTCTGGGGGTTCTGTTGTGGTGGCTTCTTGCAATGCCTTTTTGACGGGCTTAGGAAGGAATAATGATTTCAAGAAGATGAATGAGCTTATGGCGATTATGAAAGATAGTGATATTAAGCCTGATGTTATCACTTATGCAATTCTTATTAATCGCTTGTGCAAATCATGGAGAGTTGATGAGGCAATGGAAGTGTTTGAAAAAATGCGTGGAGAGGTAGGAAAATACACCGTTGAACCTGATGTGGTTATTTATAACAGTTTGATTGATGGGCTTTGTAAAGTTGGGAGGCAGGAAGAAGGATTGAAATTGATGGAACAAATGAGATCACAAAACTTTTGTGCACCTAATACTGTTACCTACAATTGTTTGATTGATGGGTTCAACAAAGTTGGGGAGATTGAGAGGTCTCTTGAGCTATTTGATCAAATGAAGAAGGATGCAGTGCCACCGAGTGTGATCACCCTTAACACTTTGGTTGATGGAATGTGCAGGCATGGAAGAATTAACAGTGCGGTTCAGTTGTTCAATGAAATGCAAAGAGACGGTGTTAAAGGCAATGCAGTTACCTACACAACTTTGGTCACTGCCTACTGTAGTGTCAACAATATTAACAAGGCGGTGGAATTGTTTGATCAGATGTTGAGCAGTGGACGTTCCACCGATGCCATTGTTCACTACAGCTTGATTAATGGTTTGAGTCAAGCTGGAAGGATGGATGATGCCAGCATGGTTGTATCAAAGCTGAAAGAGGCTGGGTTTGGCATGGATGTCGTTTCATACAATGTCCTAATTAGCGGGTTTTGCAAGAAGAACAAGCTGGATAGGGCTTATGAGATGCTTAAAGAAATGGAAGAGGCTAATATCAAGCCCGATACTGTCACATACAATACCTTGATATCTCATTTCAGCAAAACTGGGAGCTTGGGAACTGCGCATAGATTGCTGAAGAAAATGTTACAGGAGGGTCTTCTGCCAACTGTTGTTACTTATGGAACCCTCATACATGGATATTGCTTGAATGACAACATTGAGGAAGCCATGACTATTTTCCGAAGTATGACTTCTGCTTTAGAGGTTCCTCCCAATACCGTTATATACAATATTCTTATAGATTCTCTCTGCAAGCGAAATGAGGTGGAGAAACTTCTGTCTCTGATGAATGATATGCAAGTTAAAGGAGTGAAGCCAAATACCACCACGTACAATGCCTTGTTCAAATGCCTTAGGGAGAATAATTTATTAAACAAGGCATTTGAATTTATGGATCAAATGGTTGAACAGGCTTGTAATCCTGATTACATAACTATGGAAGTTCTTACCGAGTGGCTTTCTGCAGTTGGCCAAGTAGATAAATTACGAAAGTTCTTGCAAGGCTACGAGGTTTCTgttttagaaaaagaaaaaggctCTGAGGTGTTGGCATCTGGTCAATAA
- the LOC133796774 gene encoding 3-methyl-2-oxobutanoate hydroxymethyltransferase 1, mitochondrial-like encodes MAFFTARASHLTRSRGATSLFNRFMSNVPENTVYGGPAAQTSNERVTLAYLRQKHKKGEPITVVTAYDYPSAVHLDMAGIDISLVGDSAAMVVHGHDTTLPISLDEMLVHCRAVARGAKRPLLVGDLPFGSYECSTNQAVDTAVRILKEGGMDAIKLEGASPARINAAKSIVESGIAVMGHVGLTPQAISVLGGFRPQGRNVSSALKIVETALALQEVGCFAVVLECVPAPVAAAVTSALKIPTIGIGAGPFCSGQVLVYHDLLGMLQHPHHAKVTPKFCKQYACVGDVINKALLEYKNEVTQGCFPGPAHTPYKINSTYVDDFSNELQKLGLNKAASAAAEAAEEISRPESPSERSPKSD; translated from the exons ATGGCTTTCTTCACCGCTAGAGCTTCGCACCTAACTCGCAGTCGTGGGGCCACCTCTCTCTTCAATCGCTTTATGAGCAATGTTCCCGAGAACACAGTCTATGGCGGTCCCGCCGCCCAAACCTCCAACGAGAGAGTAACGCTCGCTTATCTAAGGCAGAAGCACAAAAAGGGTGAGCCTATTACCGTCGTCACCGCCTACGACTACCCTTCTGCCGTGCACTTGGACATGGCCGGAATCGACATATCCCTCGTCGGAGACTCCGCCGCCATGGTCGTCCATGGCCACGACACCACTCTCCCTATTTCCCTCGACGAAATGCTTGTTCACTGCCGAGCCGTCGCTCGAGGAGCTAAGCGCCCGCTTTTGGTTGGAGACCTTCCTTTTGGGTCTTACGAGTGTAGCACCAATCAG GCTGTAGATACGGCGGTGAGGATATTGAAGGAAGGAGGAATGGACGCCATAAAATTGGAAGGAGCTTCGCCAGCAAGAATCAATGCGGCGAAATCTATTGTGGAATCAGGTATTGCCGTGATGGGGCACGTTGGCCTTACTCCACAGGCCATTAGTGTTCTTGGGGGCTTTAGGCCTCAGGGAAGGAATGTTTCTAGTGCTTTAAAG ATTGTGGAAACCGCATTGGCTTTGCAGGAAGTTGGGTGTTTTGCCGTGGTTTTGGAATGTGTGCCTGCACCAGTGGCGGCTGCAGTTACTTCTGCTCTTAAGATTCCCACAATTGGCATTGGAGCTGGGCCTTTCTGTAGTGGGCAG GTGCTAGTTTACCACGATCTGCTTGGAATGCTACAACACCCGCATCATGCCAAA GTTACCCCTAAGTTTTGTAAGCAGTATGCGTGTGTTGGGGATGTCATAAACAAAGCTCTCTTGGAGTACAAAAATGAAGTGACACAGGGTTGCTTCCCTGGTCCTGCTCACACCCCATACAAAATCAATTCTACTTATGTTGATGATTTCTCTAATGAATTGCAAAAATTGGGTTTGAACAAGGCAGCATCGGCAGCAGCTGAAGCTGCTGAGGAGATTAGCAGACCTGAATCACCTAGTGAACGCAGCCCAAAAAGTGACTAA